Part of the Cydia pomonella isolate Wapato2018A chromosome 5, ilCydPomo1, whole genome shotgun sequence genome is shown below.
GTGTCTACTTGcaataacacaaattaaaataattttatagaaattaatttaatttgttctcaaatcaaattaaaagaAGTTTTTCTGCGCTGGGTTAGGGTGGAGACTTTAACTCTTTTACGCTGCCCTCAGGCTGGCTTGTACGCAGCGTCTGTTACTAAGATATGGAACTCATAGGCATTACAAATTGACAGGAGTGCCGCTGTCATCTATTCCGGTGGGCTGGGCCGCCGGTCAGCCGGATAACGAAAATTCGGACGAGGAATGCGTGGCGCTGACGGGCGCGGCCCAGCTGGAAGACGTGAGCTGCGGGAGCATGCTACCATACTTCTGCAAGAAACCCAGCAAGAGCCCTAACTGCGGGGATGGAGAACATGGTAAGAGCATGACAATGAAACTTCTAAGTACCAACCTACCTACACATTATGCTAGTCTAATAGAACGAACGAATAAACTATCTATTTTGCTATGGACGATCAAATAAATATCCTATTgagattaaaaacaaaaatattactttgttaaTCGGCGAAATAATAAGGTGCTCATAATTAatcagtgtgtgtgtgtgtctaaTTACTAATTCATTGCATGTTAAATTACgaaagtaagtataacgggttagcagtGATTGACTAGCACTTTATTATTTCggggattagcaaagtaatattattgttttaattaatatggatttctgCAAAGTGACGCCTGATTCTATCATCCTATTGATATTTTCGTATAGAtatcgtattttattttatttttttacaatgttttcAATGGATTTCTCGTATAATTATCATCTTGATTTTATAATTCTTACTAGAGTTATCCGGCAAAATATCGCATCAGAAATGGGTACctttcatctcttggttaaGAAGGAAAAATACCACGTGATCCATACATACAGAGACaacgtttttctacttctaaatattttccatactccatgatttttagtatgttttttgacacaatgaaaaactaggtttataggctttaattttttttaagtgaaacctataaacctagaatatattatgctgaagcgatcgacatcaaaatcaaagtgatttgttaagatttagttagtggaaaacgttttcacccgaaatggaatttcaaagaaaaagtaccgttatttcgctaggatcgcaaagctattcttccctacAAACTACAATATGTTATCGAAATTATTTCAGAGTACAATATGGTGTCTCGTACGGGCAGCTGCTATAAGTTTAACCGAGAACCGAAGTCCTGGCGTAATGCCCTGGCCACCTGCTACGCCCAGGGGGGATACCTGGCCATCATCAACAGTAAGACTGAGTCCACTGTGCTCAAGGAAATACTGGCCGTTGAAAAAAAAGGTGGATATACCTATGTTGGATTCATGAAATACGCTGATGGCGTGTGGGCTACAATAAATGGTAAGGAatttatagaccgcgagccaggaatctgtcgggtttaattggcccacgttgtatatatataccgtgtttttcttatttccgttaatttcaagggagTATTCCTGAGCTTACATTAAGTACCTTTCtcagacaccggtattctaattaactccatttcggagataatcaataatttattttgtatgtaggGCAAGTGtatacgagcgtatacacttgccttagggcctgtacatattgattagtgttaagtacgagttcatacatttgctactaaacgtaagtacagtcagcatcaaaagtagcggatcaaacaaggtttcaaaagtatctgccattctgtaacagcttaacaaaatgtggtggttatatgtagaacaattaaaacggtaaaaaatatatagtttctattttcctccgtgagcttctacggattatcgtcttatctattgtttaaaaaccgcaaaggcgcgtgccactatgaaaaaatggtcaagccgcataggtagcgtttattgaattactactctattgagcacggaataagattcattatgaactaatacagaattctaacagaatagctgtctgatctctattggtgcgtctaaggtaggcgactaaacgctctcaaaccagcttaacttgtgacactgcgatccgaaacaaagatacgtattcgaagacctcgcttgcactggtaatgcgagcgcacggctagctagcgccaaggaagcaatgttatgtttctcgaggagcaggtaaaaaacagggccggattttcacacaaatatatttgggtggttatacgttgtttaatttaaagagataaaacataacacttaTACTTttcaatgtaaattttagagatttatctatatttggaaaagttatccggaatatccgatacttttggcgcgttgtttcatccgctactattgatgctgactaacatatctcggacgattgatgttcggaATAACATTGATATGTATTTCAatcgtttatttgtattgatcatACATTGTTATAGATGTGTAATTtacattattgtatacaataggtacttatatcaGGAATACATAAAATCTATtgcttattttatacaatcattcaaaatacttaaaaactagGGAATACatatttcaattgtttggttgaattaattGTAATGCCCGTGTTTTAACAActctatatgcaacatttaattattttttataaaaaagagaaaaatttatatatatacatatataaacgtacgtacggtcaaccaatttgattcctaggccactatagaaccatgccataatgacttctacgacagtgcttattgagtgatgcgtgtcaagtatctagtagttaaagcgacaaggttctatagtggcctaggattcaaattggttgactgtacgttAAATGTACTTACGTAAAccctgaagttaacggaattcggtaaaaacacggtgtattcgTCCATGTTTTTACTATTCTTACGTTGtaacgtattttatttcattttttaagatttaggttttaagtttaagggtccactgaaaatcagcgtcgtTGCACTTTGTGGTCCTACACGTGCTGAGTGGTATCCTCTTTGGGACAACAAATTACTAAAgtcaaatgttaattttaagattgttgtgtgttgtttcaaataaattattttcattttcattttcaatcatttttcattttcataaaataattttacactaatggggtgtaaaaaaaaactgaacatAAATGAGTTTCATCAGGAAACTTTATTATCAGCGAAAATACTGCACACTTGCAAGGATTTATATTGGTTTTCAGTACTAGAAACATCTTATGAATAGACATATAAAACTCATCTCGCTATtacaacttatttttaaatttgacaaatcgaTAAAAATTGTAACTGTTGAAATCTAGGCGTAAATAATGATTCGGGGGAAGAAATATACCAACCAAACCAACCAACTTATACTAACTTATACTTAGGGAGCAACGTGTCATAAATCTATTTAAACATTTAATCCATATTTGTCCACACTTATCAAACTGGTAGTCAGGCAGCGACAAGACAACTTGTAACTTTAGCATGTCTTTACTATCGCACGCACAGatgactaacccccttattcataaacgattattagcggcttgttaactttagtagacgtttatgaataagggggtaaatgcaCACCGTGGGAACAAGTAACCCGACAGAATTTAAAGATGTTTTCTTgaaagtggaataaaaaaaaaaattgagattataaaaaaatacaaggctccgaagtctctaaaaaaaattttttttttgtctttcaaaaatagaatagaaaatggtaccattcgattccttacattttattgaaaaataaattgtatgacaactatacacataaacgcaatatttcagtgtcaaaatggcaattaccttgatcttccatacatttaggacagacttatatgatgtgacgtcacatcacattatcattttgttagaggcgtttcaatcgtcgagtgcgagcgtcagactttaactctcatttctgacctttgtgttgcttaagtGCCATGAGTTCCTAtttagacatttgatcctcaggaaaatcaagatcgtttgacattatttacaaaaaactgtcaagtagccaattcatGTAAAAAATTGTTGTGAAAAAAGCCTTTTTTGGCTTCGACGCTACCACTATGTGACTTAgcttagacatacctactgacagactaAAGACAAAGAAAACTCGCAaaaattttctgtaaataaaaaaaaatacttattcaaaaaaaaactttaattaaataacgtgtcgtgtggataaaatacacACATTTTTTGTGGAATTTTTCCAAAGGCATATTACATATTTTGCACCttataaaatcaattaaaaaaataaaaatcgtttatttcagacatcCTCCATCCGTCCATACAGGTGTTAGATTTActtactcaaaaaaaaaatattattattgaaataaaaacttaaaattaaattaaatattttagggtttcaattggagccaggcacatacaccagtaataactacatacactcatGTGAGTCATGTGTATGTAGCTACCACTGAGTGTACCCTAGTCCAGTGCACAAGAAGCTGATTGTCAAGCCTGTCAGCTATAACTGACAGGAGACTTGCGGCTGCCCCGCAGGCGCAGCGCGCGAGCATGATGGCCGGGAACCCGTCCACGCGCGCATCCGTGAACATCTTCCATCATCTTTCATTTTCGTCTTAAGACCTCAGAAATTTTCTTAAGCCACATATGCTCTAATTGCGCTTATGTTTTGATAGGTGATACGCTCGCCGAGGCCGGATTCCAAGAGTGGGCCCCACAAGAACCCAACAACGCCGCAGGAATTGAAACCTGTGGCTCCATTTTTGCTAGCGGACTTCTCAACGACGCACAATGCGTGGATCCACGCGCATTTATGTGCGAGTTTACCCTTTAAAAGTATCTTAAATGAACCTAGTCGCCGCCATTTTATTAAAGTGACGCTCTCATTttagagtccgcagcaagctcggttctccatacgaACGTGCTCTCATTTAAAACAATTAGCTAGATTGATCTTAAACTTTTtacttacaattaaaaaaaccacctgtaattagtttatgtagcttaagtaaataaaataagtaaataaaattcagctaatttaagtttttcataccgttatgacgaccggtctggcctagtgggtgtatagtaccctgcctatgaagccgatggtcccgggttcaaatcctggtaagggcatttatttgtgtgatgaacatggatatttgttcctgagtcatggatgttttctatgtatttaagtatttataaatatttatatattatatatatcgttgtctaagtaccctcaacacaagccttattaagcttactgtgggacttagtcaatttgtgtaataatgtcctataatatatatattttttttaaacttgtttttgctgtatttcgtttgttttataagctggactaagtatataaactaattacctactaatccaacacgtagtttaaAATGATAACGAAACtccatttgtatttattttttatattatacgtcggtggcaaacaagcatacggcccgcctgatagtaagcagtctccgtagcctcgttgagctctggcaaccttactcaccggcaggaacacaacactatgagtagggtctagtgttatttggctgcggttttctgtaaggcgaTGGTTGTATGTAGAAAGTGAATTTTCTATAACAATCTCTACCTATGATAACTTGTACCAGTAACTTTTTCATGTAATTTCGATTTTACGGTGACAGGTCCGTGTGACTCTTAAGACGAAATTAGAGGACCCGCGTATAATCGCCTTggcatacaaacgtagtcctcatttccctctctggatgttaacattaatgaaaacattttaacaaaatttgttgtatattgacCGCTATGCCtctacatttgatttttttcaattgtttttattattataaaagttaggagcatttaaacatttgtatgaaaactgtttttttttttaatgttataatcaAAAACTCGGAAAATAGTCAAACGTAGCTATTGTTAACCCTTtacaggctgacagttcaaaaatgacaatcgaatgtaagtcttactcatcgaaaatagaacacatgtttgaagagccgcgtgtgggaaatatatatcccttagcctggtaaagggttaacatacatcaatttatgtaaaaactttccaataatgtcaatatccaaagaggaaaatgtggactacatttgtatgtacAACCGGCCGTCCCTTTTCCTCCTAAGTGGAAAGAGAGCAGCGTGCGAACGCGTTTCCTCTGCATTACGTCACATATCTCAAATGTTTTTATCACCGCGTAagcaatttataaattaatggaaagctagagtccgtctaagccaACTCAGCGCGAACTTTGACAAAACAACTACACTACACTAAACTACACCACattacactacactacactacgcTACACTACACTAAACTACGCTAAGGTCAGTGTTGCCAGGCACACGATAATTATCGTAGtaagtacgataatttgggtTCTGGTATGATGTACGTTCGAAAGAGCATTAtcacacgctaaagtacaataatttcagcccttggacgatGACACCCAAAAAGTCAAGTATCATTTGAAGCAAATTATTACACTTTCCCTCAAAAACAGGCTACAATTAGCACCTTTTGGGTGTTCAACTCCTTGGTGTACCTAAGTCAATAATATCGAAATCTCCTGTAAATCTTTGGATCTGTCCCAAAACTATACAGATATAAAACtgatttttgcgcaatttagacgaaaattgcgttttctttgattatacattggacatgtaagcttattttgcaagaaattttaAGAGCAGTGCCTATTTGCTAGGCCCTACGATATTTTTTATCtgtacgataattttgacattgaaatacgataattctcttccgctcacctggcaacactgctacAAGTACACTGGAAAAGTCATATTTacataccatttgacatttatgaAAAGTTATAAGCTCTGTCTGACTCTAGCTATTATTATGAGATCATTTGTAAAAATTATGTATTGAATAAAGGATTACATTTAATGTAATGACTATTGACTTATTTAT
Proteins encoded:
- the LOC133518248 gene encoding pulmonary surfactant-associated protein D-like gives rise to the protein MIKLGNLLYVVLFAGAHYAAGAPNSGYQYSREVNAWLRLHMVPATWAEAGMRCLLEGGTLASPTTNAMAQVMVAMMDDHKLTRSVFTGINSILVRENFTSLEGVPLSSIPVGWAAGQPDNENSDEECVALTGAAQLEDVSCGSMLPYFCKKPSKSPNCGDGEHEYNMVSRTGSCYKFNREPKSWRNALATCYAQGGYLAIINSKTESTVLKEILAVEKKGGYTYVGFMKYADGVWATINGDTLAEAGFQEWAPQEPNNAAGIETCGSIFASGLLNDAQCVDPRAFMCEFTL